In Candidatus Hydrogenedentota bacterium, the DNA window CGACTGATTACCAGTCCGGCGAGGTGCTGATGCTGGCGTACATGAACGCCGAGGCCCTCAAGAAGACCATGGAAATCGGCGAGGCCGTGTACTGGAGCCGCAGCCGCAAAGAGATGTGGCACAAGGGCGCCACCAGCGGCCTGGTGCAGAAGGTGCATGAGATACGCACAGACTGCGACCAGGACGCCATTTGGCTGCGGGTCGAGTCCGTGGGCGGCGCGAGCTGCCATGTGGGCTACCGGTCCTGTTTTTACCGCGCCCTGCCCCTGGGCGGCGCCGCCGGGGACGAATACACCCTGCGGTTCACCGAAGAGGAAAAAGCCTTCGACCCCGAGAAGGTTTACGGAAAGAAATAAGTCCGGGCCCGTCGGCCCATTGAAACACGGAGAGAGAACCCATGGCATCGAAGAGCAAAGGCAACCGCGAGAACATCATTCTGGAGTGCACTGAGGCCCCCGGCACCTCGCGCTACATGACCTCCAAGAACAAGCGCAACCATCCGGAGCGGCTGGAACTGAAAA includes these proteins:
- the rpmG gene encoding 50S ribosomal protein L33, which produces MASKSKGNRENIILECTEAPGTSRYMTSKNKRNHPERLELKKYNPTLRKVTVHKEKK
- the hisI gene encoding phosphoribosyl-AMP cyclohydrolase, with the translated sequence MSEFAERTTKEAVEAGTALAPKFDADGLIPVVATDYQSGEVLMLAYMNAEALKKTMEIGEAVYWSRSRKEMWHKGATSGLVQKVHEIRTDCDQDAIWLRVESVGGASCHVGYRSCFYRALPLGGAAGDEYTLRFTEEEKAFDPEKVYGKK